In Strix uralensis isolate ZFMK-TIS-50842 unplaced genomic scaffold, bStrUra1 scaffold_412, whole genome shotgun sequence, the genomic stretch CCGCCGTCAACCTGAGCCGCGAGGCCCAGCGCCTGTGTGATGCCGTGCGGGGATGGGTGCAGAGCCCTGGCGTCACCCCGCAGGGCCTGCGGGAGAGGtacggggggacacgggggatggggggacacgggggggctgggagagggacTAGGGGGATGCTGGGGTCAcctggggcagctgggaaggggatgggggggatgctggggtcacctgggggaggttggggggctgggagaggtagaggaggatgctggggtcacctggggggggttgggggggctgggagaggtagaggagggtgctggggtcacctgggggaggttggggtgctgggagaggtagaggaggatgctggggtcacctggggggatttggggtgctgggagaggtagaggaggatgctggggtcacctggggggggttgggggggctgggagaggtagaggaggatgctggggtcacctgggggaggttggggggctgggagaggtagaggaggatgctggggtcacctggggggatttggggtgctgggagaggtagaggaggatgctggggtcacctggggggatttggggtgctgggagaggtagaggaggatgctggggtcacctggggggatttggggtgctgggagaggtagaggagggtgctggggtcacctggggggatttggggtgctgggagaggtagaggaggatgctggggtcacctggggggatttggggggctgggagaggtagaggaggatgctggggtcacctgggggggattttgggggctgggagaggtagaggaggatgctggggtcacctggggggggttgggggggctgggAGAGGTACCAGGGGGATGGTGGGGTCacctggggggatttggggggctgggagaggtagaggaggatgctggggtcacctggggggggttgggggggctgggAGAGGTACCAGGGGGATGGTGGGGTCAcctgggggggatttggggtgctgggagaagtagaggaggatgctggggtcacctgggggggggttggggtgctgGGAGAAGTAGTGAGGGACACTGGAGtcctgggggggggttggggtgtgtGAGAAGTACCAGGGGGATGCTGGGGTCacctggggggatttggggtgtggGATCATCGTGGAGAGTGGGATTTAGGGTGCTGGGGTCCCCCAGGAGGGATTTGGGTGTCAGAAGAGGTAGGGTGGGGTGCTGGGGTCCCCCAGCAGGGATCTGGGGGGTTGGGGAGCGGGGTGTTCAGGGTGGGATGTGGGGGATCCTGGAGCAGATTTGGGGTGTTGGGGAGCAGTGGGGTGGGTGCCGTGATCCtcctggggggatttggggtgtggGATCTCAGGGAGAGGGGGTGCAGTTTGTGGGGTCccctggggggatttggggtgttggGGAGtagagcaggatgctggtgtCACCcaggagggggtttggggggtgggaTCTCGTGGAGAGGGGGATTTTGGACAGGAgcggggggatgtggggtgccagggggaggggggggggtgtcagttGCCCAGATTCTGTGCCCCCCCAGCATCATTGAGCACATCGAGGGGCTGCTGGAGAAGGACCGGGAGGACAACCGGCGCATCGGGGCGCACGGGGCCCGGCACATCCTCCAGCGCGTCCCCGAGGGCGGCGTCACCCTCCTCACCCACTGCAACACCGGCACCCTGGCCACCGCCGGCTACGGCACCGCCCTGGGTAGGCACCGGGGACGGgttggggggcagctggggggccCCCAGGGCAAGCGTGACGctgacacgtgtgtgtgtgtgtgtccccgtgtccccgctgtccccagggATCGTGCGGGCGCTGCACGGGCAGGGCCGGCTGACGCGGGTGTTCTGCACCGAGACCCGGCCCTACAACCAGGGCGGGCGGCTGACGGCCTTCGAGCTGCTGCACGACGGCGTCCCCGCCACCCTCATCGCCgacagcgccgccgccgccgccatgcgGGACCGTGGCGTCCAGGGTCAGCGGCGGGGGGATGTGGCGGGGGGGGAGAGGGACAAGAGGGAGCTGGAAGGATGGGGACGTGGTGGgagaggggtgggatggggacaagATGGGGACAAGATGGAGTAGGGGGGATGGGGACAagatggggcaggagggatggggacatggcgggagaggggtgggatggggacaagATGGGGCAGGAGGAACGAGGACAAGATGGGGCAGGGGGGACGGGGACAagatggggcaggggggatggagacatggtgggagaggggtgggatggggacaagatggggcaggagggatggggacatggtgggagaggggtggggtggggacaagatggggcagggggatggggatggggtggtggCCGGGCCCCgctgagcctggctctgtccccgctgagcctggctctgtccccagccGTGGTGGTGGGAGCCGACCGCGTGGCCGCCAACGGGGACACGGCCAACAAGATCGGCACCTACCAGCTGGCGGTGGCCGCGCGGCACCACGGGCTCCCCTTCTACGTGGCggcccccagctcctcctgcgacccggccctgcccgccggcACCCACATCCCCATCGAGGAGCGCCCGCGCCGGGAGCTCACCCACCTCCAGGACCACTGCCTGGCCCCCCCGGGTGGGTGTCGCGGGACCCCCGTAGGGTGGGGGTGACCCCGCGGTCCCTGTACCACTGCGGTGCTGGTGGCCCTGGTGGGGGTCCCCAATATGGAGgaagggggtcctggggggggggag encodes the following:
- the MRI1 gene encoding methylthioribose-1-phosphate isomerase; the encoded protein is MALEAIRYRRGSLTVLNQLLLPEQLRYERVDGVGRAWEAIRAMEVRGAPAIALVGCLSLALELAAGAGPEGDVEALEAFVGERLRWLLTARPTAVNLSREAQRLCDAVRGWVQSPGVTPQGLRESIIEHIEGLLEKDREDNRRIGAHGARHILQRVPEGGVTLLTHCNTGTLATAGYGTALGIVRALHGQGRLTRVFCTETRPYNQGGRLTAFELLHDGVPATLIADSAAAAAMRDRGVQAVVVGADRVAANGDTANKIGTYQLAVAARHHGLPFYVAAPSSSCDPALPAGTHIPIEERPRRELTHLQDHCLAPPGIEVWNPAFDVTPHDLITGGIVTEWGVFAPAELRQALAERGAAGGQ